Genomic segment of Aquarana catesbeiana isolate 2022-GZ linkage group LG02, ASM4218655v1, whole genome shotgun sequence:
ATGATTTAAAATAATGTTTCCTCATCTATTATTAACTGTGCTCTTGTTTTTGTGGAACATCTGTGGACGTATTCAGAAACCTTTAAAACCGCACAAGGAGAAAAGCGCTAAGTCCAAGCTTTGTTTTACTGCACTTTGCACCATGTGCTTTGCTCCATTTACTGTTCATGGATTAGGACAGTACCTTGAGCTAAAACCACATGTGTATTAATTTTATGGTTTCTAAACATGAGAATGGGTTTGTATCGAACAATAGAAATGTATTTGATTTGCAGTGCTAAAGTCAGAGCATTTTTAGtttttaatgtattctctgcattaaggtataaaaaaaaGCACCCAGTTTCAACCATGCCTTCATCAGTGTCATATCCTACTACAATTGATACTTGTACTATACTCGCATCACACTACATGTATACAGGACACTAGCAgcttaataaaaactaaaaaaggcttttaaaaaaataaattgttaatCTTATgctttaatatttataccagacaaATCtagcattctaaaaaaaaaaaagtacatttaggTAGGCACTCTGAAATATCAGTATCTTGTATCAAGCATATTGTATAATATGTCTCTCTGGTTCTCCTGCTGGTTGCTTTTATGTGTTCCGGTGTGATTTACAGCTCAATCAGACAAATAGGCTGCAGAATTGCACTGCAGGGGAACACACACTAATTGGACACGTAGACCGTGGTTCTGTGTGCTTCTCGTGTGAACCAACCCTAAAGAAACTTGCCACCTTATCCGTTCTGGGCAAAATGATTGGCTGCTAGACCTGAGAACTGCATCATAGGCGAAGcaccaggtattttttttttattttttttttttttggagtaagcCATGGAATAAAGAACAGTTGGGGAGCCCTGTGAAGGTAAAGGTTGTTGGGGCTTGGATTTAAGCAGACCACATCACTAAGTGGGCCCAGTGATGGGATCTTTAACCAAAATGTTCTTTTGGCGTAGATTTAAGGTTAATGAAGCTCTCTAGCATTGCATTGTCAGCAATTCGccagtctgcttttttttttagagatgCCTTGCCGATCTGTTTTTAAAATTGTGTAAGCAATTGTGCAAAGAAACGGATAAAGAGGTGCGTTTTTTGACGCGCTCGCACCGTATTTCCTGTTTGTACAGGAACGGAAATGGTGTTTGGATTGAATCGCAATTTCGACATGGCTTCAAAGTCTTTCCTTGATATTGAGCTTCTGATAGCGCTCGTACGCCTCCATCCCGTACTGTATGATCCGCAGAACACGGCACACATTGACCCGCGTGAGAGAAAGAAGTTGTGGTATCAGATCTCATCTGAGATATTTGTGGACTGGAACGACCTGAACCCTTTACAGAGATCAATGAAAGGTGGGTGTTCTATatagtatttgtgtgtgtgtacgtatcatttatttatttttctgatgtGTTTTTCTTGAGGTGTTCAGGAAATGAGGTACTTTTTTCAACTTATGGGTGCTATTCAGTGATGATCCTTCATCTAtagctaaacccccccccccccctttttttttattttatattatgtatttgttTAGGTATATATTTGATTTGGGGATAAAGAAAGGAATGGTGAGAACTTGGgtacaggtgtccccattagaagttTTCCTTTTCTGAGTACAGACTGTGATAAAAACCTGACCGAAAatctaaccattccctactctatccaaacttGGTGGGAGTGGGAATTCACTTTGAAATGTATCTCTAGGCAGAACTTTTCTTTAGTTTGGGACAGTGTGTACGGTTCgatcccctgtcaggtttttagtgCTTTTTGAGTTCCTATTGAGGAGATTCACCCCTGTATTTGTCCCTAGTAACCATTATAAGAAAGTGAGGGGGAATCCAGCATGTTGGAATTCCCCAGAGCAGAACTACAGGAAAGGGGACATTTTTCCAATGGGGACAACGGTCCCCTCACTTTGGGAgctttcctctgacttcctgtagTGTCTCTCTGACGGGAAGTGAGGTAAAATTTCCCCAAGTGGTACAGACACAGCAAAAACAAATTGCATAAACTTTAACTTCCACACGAAAGCGGAATACTTTATCCCCATCATTCATAGATTTACTGCCATGTGAACATAATAGAGATAGCTGTACATAAGTAGGTTGTACAAGTCTTGTTTCATGCTTGCTTAATGTAGACTTTACACTTATTTGCAGTTATTCTGGGTAGCATTAAAGACTAATTTAACCCcgaaacaaaaatgtgttttttttccttctttcattggagggacacaggaattcaggaTGGTTATACTGCTGTCTACAGGAGGAATTGGTAAAacccaggttaaagtggttgtaaacccaataataaaaacctgcaagacaaaagcataatgagctagtatgcatagcatccTAGCTGATTATGTATtgcttaccttagatcgaagcccctgcagcggtcctcaTTCAGCGCTCCGgtgacatttctccccggagttacttccgggtatcgcggctccagcgctgtgattggccggagctgtgatgacatcactctcggtaatggcacagtctaactgaagcaactgcacgtacgtgccattgctttagtttgcttcagtgcgcatatgccgatgacattggcaaatacaggggatatctcctatgccattcaggtttaggagatatccagggtagctacaggtaagccttatagtcttacctgtagcaaaaagtgtgtttgtaagggtttacaaccactttaatgcctcctctacccagcatgcctccgttttttgtttttatttctagtGTCTTAGGAGGAGGGCTGTATTTTGTTTAGCTCTGCTTAGAAAAGTCTAACCAGTTTTTTGCTAGCCTTTATTTCTTTGATTTTTATTACGGACTTATCTATTGTGGGACACTCATGCCACCTCTTGTGAAGAGGGTAGGCATCATGGATCCTAGTGGGCAACATCTCCCtcaaaaggataagttcacctttggaaacatgttcctcctgtttttagggtggaacgtcTAACACATTCCCACTGCTGTagcctcccccccctccctgtgacagcagtacagggagaagttccccatactagctgtcactttttgaaaatcgTGTagggctgtgtcattcattcacagaactctgtgcatgaatgaactacaagtcctgacatcctttgcggctgtcagcttgtagatttcagtgaactaccacagcactgttgAGTGTAGTTCATGCGATGTATGGGGCAgacagctcacactgacagtctgcaggacttatcaggcttccaaaaaaaaaaaaaaatatatatatatatatatatatatatatatatatatatatatatatagtgaactcatcctttaatgCCTTTGTCAGGTTTTCTCATTGGAGATGGACAGCAATAGGTGAGGGGAACTGCCATGGTTCCTCATCACTAAGTCCCACAGTATGGCTCCTCCTCATTAAACAGAGAGGTGGTACTCTGTCCTTCATTCCAGGAGTGTAGGGTGTTTGGGGATCCTTCTGTCAGAGATGTCTCTACTATGTCAGTCTACTTTAGCCACTTTTAACCACAATTTTAGGTCTAACATGTCTGCCTCTATGGGCTGGGTAGGCTTTGTTATGACTACTTAGCCTTTCCATCTGGCGGCTGCTAAATATTCTTCTCCTCATATCAGGGGGTTTTTATTACTGAAGAATCATTATCTGTGGGACTGCTTGCTGGTCCCTCCAGTACAGGTGGTTTCCTCCAAATCGTGGGATCTGGCTTTGGGCAGGTCTCCTGGTTTGAGCAGCATTTGACATTATTGAGGTGCTGTACTTCCTGCGTCAAGTGAGATTGTCTTATTTCTACACTGGATGATACCACGAGTGTGTCTCACATGCAACGTTCCCTTTAAGGGCAATCCCCTGGAAACCAGTTCTTCTAGACATAGAGGTGTGTCTCAGACCCAGGGTGGCAGGTCAAGTTTGCTGAAGGAGGACCCTGCATCTTCCTGTATTGTCAGCAGGCAGAGCACACCAGTCTGCTATTGCATATATTCTTAGAAGCAAAGAATGCCTTAATGATTTTGGAGTACCTGTCCACTCTGCATTAGGTCTTCTTTCTTTAGCTGATTCACAGCCTATTGAGGAAGGTTTTTTTTGGGGCGTTTACATTGTTTTTGCTCAGGCTGTACCTCTCTCTCCTGAATCAGTTCTTTGCTGTGATGATAGAATTCCTGTTCCTTTGTCTACAAAGGCTGACACTTTCTGAATCAAGGGGATCAGGCACATTCTTAGGTCTACGTCTTACAGGTCAGGGATAGGCAGAGATCTTTCTGGTGTTGTCCCAGGGGCCCCATATTCATATCACAGAGGATGTTCAGCTTCACCCCAAGCTCTTTTTGGTTGTTTCCATCTCACTTATCTGGGGTCTACCTCCCATATCTTGCTTACCCTTGTTGGGGACCCCGTTCCTTGTTGACGAGATTAGGCCTTGTCTCTTTTCTAAAATACATGGGAAATTATTGTTGGGCCTTTTGTTTTTGGTGGGTTCTGGTTGATCAGCTTCATGCTTAATCCAGGTTTCAGTGTTATCTTCCGTGCAGAGTAATTCCGTTCTGGTGATGGCCTGCCTATGGTCTTGAGCCTCAGGTTTAtacttgggggttgatttattaaatctggagagtgcaaaatatggtggagctgtgcatggttCCCAAttggcttttaacttcagcttgttcaagtaagcttagacaaaaaaaaaaaatggaagctaattTTTGGTTTTTATGCAGGTGTCCTTCTGTTGAATGGCTGGTACCCCTATTGGGTAGGGGATTTGGTCCCATCCGATTCAGGCATTAGTCCTTTAAATGTCTCTTGGACTGCAGGCAGTCCCCAGTTCTGCTCCATTGGGCATATTAGCGGTTGTAGCTCTCCTGCCCGCCCTTCAGTTGGACTACTTTTGTATGTCCTGACTGTATCTGATTTCCTGTGCCGctcaatggacaagaaagaaaataggatttttgtactcgtaGTAAAACCATTGATGGGTACAGGTCCCACCTGTATCCCAAGGGGGATGAAGTatagaggagacattgctggaactggcagcagaggagggggTTCAGTATTTGGATGGGATGCGCTGAGCTTTTGAGCATTTCTATGTCCATATAAGTGGAAATCATGTGGAACATCTGAGCATTATTAAACTTTTCAAGAGGCTGTGTTCTGGAATGGGAGATGTTTGAGATTTTGGGGACGGAATATACACTTTTCGCCTTGATGGCACCTCCAAAGCTCATGCATTGGTGCGCTGCATTGACACAAATGTtgcttgtgccttttttttttcttttacgttcTGGCATGTTGGCAGCCTTTTCAAATGAATGGGGTCCCCTTAACGTAATGCATGACACAACATTCATGAACACTGTGCATCAGAACagccaagtgtgaatgggccctaaatgccGTACTGCCTTGAAATAAATTGAAAATTCCATTGATATGTTGATTTTAAATAGAAATAAAGTAACCTTTATGCATTAAGTTGAAGCTCCCAATTTAATGTTCCCAATTTACCAGTTCAGTATTCTATTTTTGTACATACAAGACATGGGATTGTTTTTAaatgagacaattttttttttttttcccagtaaagGAGGTGCAAACCCAGTGGCAGTCACTCTGGGAAAACTTCAGACGGGAGCTTCATTACCAAATGTTCAGAGAAAGAGGCTTGCAGTATGCAGAAAAACCCACCTTCTCTCACTTTAAGGATTTGTTATTTCTTAAACCGCTTATGATACCAGGGTAATTGTCTTTGATTCTTCTTTGTTGGGGTTATGCATTAGTGCAGTGAACAGCCAGACCTCTCTGTACGAAAAGATGTATTCAATATAGTTAGGAGTTGCTAAACTATGCGTAGCTTTTGGGGAATTATCTTGCATATGTTTGCTTTTTGCTGGAGTTCTAATATATTTTCCATTCTAGGACAGAAAGCAGAATTGACCATCCAACTTCTTCTGAAGTCCACGAGGAGGACGTGACAACAGAAGATGACcttaaaataatttatataaaGGATGAACCATCGCCTGATGTCATGTCTTTACATGCAGGCGAGACGCCGGAATCCGTGGATTTCATCCAATCAGATGATGAATCGCAAATCACTCAAGATGAGCTGAGCCAAAACGTGGTGATGGAATCGGCACATCAAAGCCAGGAATTTGAAGGCTCTCATATGGCATTTGCCAAAAGCCTTGTCCCTTATTTGGCCCAAGTGCCATATAGCCGCCAGAAAAGCCTCAGGATGACACTGACTAACATTATCTTTTGTTATATTGAGAATGTTCGTGGACAGGCCCCTAAAGCTAGCCCAGAACTTCTGCGGTACATCTCATCCTCTTCTTTTCAGCAGCCCCCGTAGTCATGCAAAGCCAAGTTCTTATACACCAGCATATGCATTACGATCAGGGCTCGGGTCTTACTGGTACTTTCTCTACAACTTTAGATGGACAAAATTGACCTGGCACGGCAGGTTTTCCAGCATGTGGCCTGCAAACAGTATTTTCTAGTAGAGGTCATACAAGGTGAAAGTGGTTCTGGACTTTGCCTACGGAGCCAACCATTTCCCCTGAAATATCTTGCAATGTAAATGAGAAAGGCTCCACAGTACCACCTTACTTTAGCCCTtccttttatttgtgtttgttcTGCCAGTAGTGAGCAGGCTGCTTAATGCGGTACAGATTAAGGGCGTTTAGGTAGTTGCCTCCTCCCTGTTTCTGTtatcttttcaaaaaaaaaaaaaaaaaaacttctagtttCAGGGTTGTGAACTCTCACATGCCATAAGCTGATTACATTTGCAGCTTTAAAGTAACATATTTCCGGCGCTTAGAGGCTTTGTGGGGCAGATCTAAGTGATGGTGTTAAAGATTAACTGTAAGCCtatgttcacactgatgcggtgcaggATTCGGAGTGATTCTTGTATGTTTCTCGCACTGCATCACAATCGCACTCTGTTCATGTGAACTGCTGCAGTGTCAATGTTaaagaggagtgtgtgtgtgtgtgtgtgtcgtctcCCCCCCAAAATGAAAAGTCAgacgctacaaatactgtaactgctgacttttttttactattagggcacttgccTGTCCCAGCATcaagcggtgtcctcacccgaacTGATTCTtgcatcggctctcgggtgctggtgCCGCCATCTCCGCTAAGGAAGACCGACAGAggtcacagctggtttcctactgcacatatcgcactgcattctgtgaatgggttggtgccaaatgtggcattgtaGGAGGGgtgaggaggcagacaagcgaagcttcctcttttgggtggagctcggcTTTAAGTTGACAACCCAAAAAAGGGTTTGCAAGacgcagtgcgatttgcagaataCACCCAAgcaatccaattccagtgcggcaacaaaaaaaaaaggtgcatgcaactTTTTCATGCAGGTGCGCTGCGATTtaagccatacaaaatgaatgggctcaaatcgcactgcatagaattgcatgtgatttgaacaccaatGCGGTGTGATTTCTTTCCGAATTTGCATGCGGTttagcgcaccagtgtgaacctaggctaaggcaGCAGATTGCAACCCAAACTGGTCCACCATGTTTAATGTTAAAGTGACCCTCACACTGTTATAAAGTGATGAAAATAACATATGCATCTAATAGGAAGTGCAATATGGAAAATGTACAAACTGTTACAAGATAGATATTCTTTGCTTTCTTGGATACCTAAGCTCCTGTGTTGTCTGTATGCAAATGAGAATTCAAGCATGACTCCTACTATACAGCGTTTTTACCTGATCTCTTCAACAAAGGCAACGACAACAGTGACCAGGAGCAAATAGTCGGCCACATGGGTCATTTACAAACATAGTACAGGCTTCTTACTCAGCTGTGTGCTGCAGAAATTTAGAAAATGGAGGTCTGACGTATTTTCCACGCTGTTGCACATGGATGAGCTGTATTTGTGGTATGAAGAATAATGAAGGCGTTCTCTTCTGAATCTCAAAATTTAAAATATGCACTTTAATAAATGTATGTAATAAAAAATTTGATTAAGCAAGTACTTGTCAtgtggtgtgtgtgtttgtttttttttgtttttgttttttaatcatgttAAAAAACATTTAGTTATAGTAAACCCATGCTATGTTTGAATATGCATACGCTAAACTGAccactttgttaggtacacctgttcaattgcttggcaaccAATTGCttgtcagccaatcacatggcagcaactcaatgcatttaggcatctagacgtgctgaagacgacttgctgacgttcaaactgagcatcagaatggggggaaaaaaggggttTAAAGTGACTTTTAAACTTGGCATGGTGGTTGTTGCAAGGCTAGctgctctgagtatttcaaaaactgctgatctactgggattttcacacacaaccatctctcgggtttacagagaatggtccgaaatagagaaaatatccagtgagcggcagttgtgtggaggaaaatgccgaggagaatgggcagattggTTGGAGATGATCgaagggcaacagtaactcaaataaccactcgtttcaaccaaggtatgcagaataccatctctgaatgcacaacacatcggaccctgaaacagatgggctacagcagcagaagaccacaccaggtgccattcctgtcagctaagaacagtaaACTGCAGCTAAAATTCGGACAGGATTACCAAAATTAGaccatagaagattggaaaaacgttgcctggtctcgatttcagctgtgacattcagatggatgggtcagaatttggtgtaaacaacataaaagcatggatccatcctgccttgtatcaatggttcaggctggtggtggtgtaatggtgggggggattttttcttggcacactttggacccctcagtaccaattgagcatcatttaaataccacggcctacctgagtattgttgctgaccatgttcatccctttatgactacagtgtccccatctttctgatggctccttccagcaggataatgcaccatgtcacaaagctccaatcatctcaccactggacaatgagatcactgtactctagtgctgaaacaactaatcgatagttgacaactattttcataatcgattagttggtcagccgattaggttggcctgcatacagaatgcattatttgtttacatatcaggaaatacagtgcaggtacagctcagtacaccgtccatacatgtcgaTAAGTGCCTGACAacaatgtgtgaggagcaatgcctcatgggacatgtagtcctagtCAGGAAGTGAGGCAGACGTTTTTTTTtgccttgctataggggcactctatactatactttgcagcttgctattaggggactctgaaggcaggaggagccagaagcatcagagggggacctgagaagaggagaatcagggttgccctgtgcaaaaccattacacagtgcaggtaagtagaacatgtttgtttaaaacCACTTANNNNNNNNNNNNNNNNNNNNNNNNNNNNNNNNNNNNNNNNNNNNNNNNNNNNNNNNNNNNNNNNNNNNNNNNNNNNNNNNNNNNNNNNNNNNNNNNNNNNNNNNNNNNNNNNNNNNNNNNNNNNNNNNNNNNNNNNNNNNNNNNNNNNNNNNNNNNNNNNNNNNNNNNNNNNNNNNNNNNNNNNNNNNNNNNNNNNNNNNNNNNNNNNNNNNNNNNNNNNNNNNNNNNNNNNNNNNNNNNNNNNNNNNNNNNNNNNNNNNNNNNNNNNNNNNNNNNNNNNNNNNNNNNNNNNNNNNNNNNNNNNNNNNNNNNNNNNNNNNNNNNNNNNNNNNNNNNNNNNNNNNNNNNNNNNNNNNNNNNNNNNNNNNNNNNNNNNNNNNNNNNNNNNNNNNNNNNNNNNNNNNNNNNNNNNNNNNNNNNNNNNNNNNNNNNNNNNNNNNNNNNNNNNNNNNNNNNNNNNNNNNNNNNNNNNNNNNNNNNNNNNNNNNNNNNNNNNNNNNCACTGCTAAAATACTTATAGGTTTGTCGTAAGCTAGTTCGACTTTTACTGTCACGTTAAACTGCAAAGGATCTATGCTTCATAAACTGCCCGTCATACTTCGGCAGGGTTATAGGAATCAGAGCATCTCTATACTGATGCCAAAGTGGTTTATAAAGAGGGACTTATGAGGAGGCCTCAAAGAAGAAAACTCTACTGTGCTCTCAGCCACCTGCCATTCAAACAGGCTTGGAAAAGAAAACTTTAACAACTTTCAGCTGGATTTAATTGTGCATGAAACATGTGGCTTAAATCCTACATTTCTGCTAATCAGTAATTTGCCCGTCCACCAGcaaattatatcattttttttttttgataattcatTCAAGGCAAGACGGGGCAATACAGAAAACACATGAATGTTAATAGTCAAATATCAAAAAGATTTTGAATGTAGTTTATTGTTACCATAGCTAGGGAGATGGAATTTCTTAAAATTCTCtggatttttacatttcttcttaGAATATGTTTTTGTTGGATTAAAAGAATACCATGATGGAAAGACCATGCCATGCAAAAGGTAATCGACTATCTAAAGTACATCACAATGTTACACAAAGATTTTGGGTGTTGCTCCatagcagtggtctctaaactgtgggcCAGAggccagatgtggtcctttgcttgtctttatccagcccttgaggaaCTATTCCTATTACttaaccccaacaatggggcactccccccctccccccactgacaccagcgatggagTACTTCCCCACCCCCacaacaccagcaatggggcactccccCACACCAGCAATGGAGCACTCCcaatgggcactattcctactacttacccccaacaatggggcacccccccccccgacaccagcaaTAGAGCACTCCCCCCGGCACGAGGGCACTCCCCCCCCGCGATGAGgcaatctcctccccccccccccccccccccccgcgatgaggcaatctcctcccccccccccccccgcgatgaggcaatctccccccccccccgcgatgaggcaatctcctccccccccccccccgcgatgaggcaatctcctccccccccccccgcgatgaggcaatctcccccccccccccgcgatgaggcaatctcccccccccccccccgcgatgaggcaatctcctcccccccccccgcgatgaggcaatctcctccccccccccgcgATGAGgcaatctcctcccccccccccgcgatgaggcaatctccccccccccccgcgatgaggcaatctcctccccccccccccgcgatgaggcaatctcctcccccccccccccgcgatgaggcaatctcctcccccccccccccgcgatgaggcaatctcctcccccccccccccgcgatgaggcaatctcctccccccccccccgcgatgaggcaatctcctcccccccccccccgcgatgaggcaatctcctcccccccccccgcgatgaggcaatctcctcccccccccccgcgatgaggcaatctcctcccccccccccgcgatgaggcaatctcctccccccccccccgcgatgaggcaatctcctccccccccccccgcgatgaggcaatctcctcccccccccccccgcgatgaggcaatctcctcccccccccccccgcgatgaggcaatctcctccccccccccccgcgatgaggcaatctccttccccccccccccgcgatgaggcaatctccttccccccccccagcgATGAGGcaatctccacccccccccagccccaGTGATGaggcaatctccccccccccccccagcgatgaggcaacttcctctcccccccccccagcgatgaggcaatctcctctccccccccagcGATGAGGcaatctcctctcccccccccagcgATGAGGCaatctcctcccactgacactagcgATGGGGTCACCTATTTCCTCCAACTAACACCATCTATAAGGCACTTCTCCTCCCACTGATAAATAATGGAGCACTACTAAATAATACTAATACGAAATAATGGAGCACTACTCCACCCACGGATAACAaacggggcactactcctcctgcaaatccgccacagagaccacttttttctgaaaccagaccgctcactgaagaggataccggggtaatggcagctagctgctgccataacaacgatatccctcttcaaagtaccaatgtATATCCAAAggcggtcttttttaattttgtacATGTGACCAGCagaagactagaagctcctcctgccactgtttccctgcagacaggctggggaagATCTGAGTCATGCGATAGTTATATATCGATGAGGAAAAGGTACttagatgattttttttaattaaaataattacagtgccatcatccacatacagaaagagaatggATAATGTAaagtaaa
This window contains:
- the LOC141126861 gene encoding uncharacterized protein isoform X1, yielding MLGRVCESSRPRTALWSRWAALSGRKAGRVTRYRATMPNFCAAPNCTRKSTQSDLAFFRFPRDPDRCQKWVENCRRSDLEDKTPDQLNKHYRLCAQHFEDSMICRSSPYRTVLRDNAIPTIFDLTSHLGNPGRQRKRIKELSEEEIRAIKERKRTEMVFGLNRNFDMASKSFLDIELLIALVRLHPVLYDPQNTAHIDPRERKKLWYQISSEIFVDWNDLNPLQRSMKVKEVQTQWQSLWENFRRELHYQMFRERGLQYAEKPTFSHFKDLLFLKPLMIPGTESRIDHPTSSEVHEEDVTTEDDLKIIYIKDEPSPDVMSLHAGETPESVDFIQSDDESQITQDELSQNVVMESAHQSQEFEGSHMAFAKSLVPYLAQVPYSRQKSLRMTLTNIIFCYIENVRGQAPKASPELLRYISSSSFQQPP
- the LOC141126861 gene encoding uncharacterized protein isoform X3, with amino-acid sequence MICRSSPYRTVLRDNAIPTIFDLTSHLGNPGRQRKRIKELSEEEIRAIKERKRTEMVFGLNRNFDMASKSFLDIELLIALVRLHPVLYDPQNTAHIDPRERKKLWYQISSEIFVDWNDLNPLQRSMKVKEVQTQWQSLWENFRRELHYQMFRERGLQYAEKPTFSHFKDLLFLKPLMIPGTESRIDHPTSSEVHEEDVTTEDDLKIIYIKDEPSPDVMSLHAGETPESVDFIQSDDESQITQDELSQNVVMESAHQSQEFEGSHMAFAKSLVPYLAQVPYSRQKSLRMTLTNIIFCYIENVRGQAPKASPELLRYISSSSFQQPP
- the LOC141126861 gene encoding uncharacterized protein isoform X2, which produces MLGRVCESSRPRTALWSRWAALSGRKAGRVTRYRATMPNFCAAPNCTRKSTQSDLAFFRFPRDPDRCQKWVENCRRSDLEDKTPDQLNKHYRLCAQHFEDSMICRSSPYRTVLRDNAIPTIFDLTSHLGNPGRQRKRIKELSEEEIRAIKERKLKEVQTQWQSLWENFRRELHYQMFRERGLQYAEKPTFSHFKDLLFLKPLMIPGTESRIDHPTSSEVHEEDVTTEDDLKIIYIKDEPSPDVMSLHAGETPESVDFIQSDDESQITQDELSQNVVMESAHQSQEFEGSHMAFAKSLVPYLAQVPYSRQKSLRMTLTNIIFCYIENVRGQAPKASPELLRYISSSSFQQPP